GTATCCGTTCAAAGCTTATAGACATATTCTGAAAGATATTGCCGTATTTGGTGTCGGATGTAATTAGTCCTGTCAGAAACCCAACTACAAGAGGGGACATGCTGAAAAACAGTGCAACCCCCGATATCATGACTACATATATAATACTCAGATTATGAATATTTTTCTTTGATCGGATTTTGCCATAGTGCAGAAATATAAAAGCAAGCACGAGAGCCGCCATCATTGAAAACAGAAAGTCTGAAGGACGATAATCCAGAATCCCCCCCGCAACGCTATATGCAAGAAGAGTATAGAGCGGAAATAGTGAGGCTGTCAGATTAGATGTAAAAACTTTGTCCTTTGGCACACGAAACAACTTCATAGATAGATTCAGAGAGTAAGGCATCAGAGTGTTCAGAGCGATAGCCGTCATCATAGGACTGCTAAACCCCGAAACCCGCACTACGACATAAAGCAGTGGCAGCAGAGACAGATAAACAATTCCTGTAAAAATAAAATATCGCAAAGGTACAGTAAGCAGAAGCTTAACGCTGAAATGTGTACCGAGGGAGAGCCCCATAAAAGCAAGCAAAAGGTAAAGCATCCCGTTCATAGTCGGAACAGGAACCGGAAGAGACCCCGTCATCGAAAAAATAGCTATACCAACAAAAATATACTCAAGTTCAAGATTTTCCAGGAAGCTCAGCAGAGACTCATGCTTGCGTTTTGCCCTGTAGAGCAGACTACCTGCAAAAAGAAATGCAAAAAAAATGATTACGGTCTCTATTTCATTCATAAAGACATTTTACTTGAACTTTCAAACCATTGCTAGAAATAAACAACTATCCCAGTGCTAAAACAAGCCCCAAGGTTATGATAACAGCTCCGGAAAACTGTTCAATGCGGTGTGCATAATTGTTCAGAAGCTTTCTGATCCGGCTGTTCCCTACGGAAAAAGCGATAAATACATCCCACAAAAGTACGGCAGAAAACATCCATAGCCCATAGAGAGCCTGAATATGAAGTCCGGTGGTTCTGCTGATAAAAAGGCTGTACAAACTGATATAAAATATAGGATTTTTAGGGTTCAGTATCGCCGACACAAACCCCGTCATAAAAAGCATTCTTACTGATTCATGCCTGTGCACCACCCGTTCGGAAGAATAAAGATCACGCTTACCGGACCGCAGCAGCATAAACCCGAGATAACAGAGAAAGCCAGCCCCGGCTACTTTCATAACTGACAGCACCCAAACATGCTCGCGCACAGCAGAAAAACCTATCAGCGCAAGTATAATATATACGCCGTTTGCCGAAGCTATACCAAAACATGTGTAAAATGCTCTGCCGGAACCATTACGAAGTGCTTTTGTTATGATAATAAAAAAGTCAGGACCGGGGCTTATCAACGCCAGAAAATGAGCGACTGCCACTGTCAGAAATTCTGTCATACACCCCTCCGAAACTTTCTTATTTAAATACAGAAAATTTCGGCAGCAGTATTGTACATTATTGACCTTTTAGATATTCCCCCGGGGTTGCGGCTGTAAGCTTGCGAAACATCCGGTGAAAATGACTCTGATCTGTAAACCCCACAGCAAGGGCTGTCTCAGAAATAGAACTGCCCAGCCGAAGCATCTCTTTTGCCCTCTGTATACGTAGATTCATCTGATAGGCATGTGGCGGAAGCCCGTAAGCATTCCGGAATGAACGTAAGAGATGAAACCTGTTCTGACGAAATCTCTCCGCCAGAGCATCTAATGAAATATTGATAAAGAAATTCTCTGCAAGATAACTCTCGATTTCTCCGAGAACATTTGAATGGATATCTGCTTCCCGTCTGGCAGAGCAGAACTTTTCAAAGATATAAGAACAAAAACGGGTTAGTTCATATTCTGCGTCAAACAAATCATCGTTGTTTATAATACTTTTGCATATAAATAAGAAATCATCGAAAAGTTCCTGGTCAAGAGCGTAGCAGATATTGACAGGCATATAATCGTCACAGCCAAACATCTCTTTTTGAATGTTTCTGCACCAGTCTTTTTCAAGGTACATCATCCAATAGGAACGCATATGCCCATCTGCCGGATTGCAGCTATGGATTTCATCCGGATTAAAAAACACAAGAGTACCAGCACTGACAAGCCTCTCTGTATCACCACATGACATGACAGTCTCTCCGGCATCCACAGCCCCTACTGAAAAATATTCTTCGTGGGAGTGCCGCTTATATTCAGCCGTGCTAGCTTCGGTCTGCCGGATTTCAAGAAACGGAAGTTTCTTATCCCGCCAGAATATATTTTTTGCGCTCATCTCACCCCTGTGCCTTCAGCAGACCGCCAAATTTATTAATTTCTTTGGTTCCTCCCATCACAAGCAATTCGTCACGCTCGATAATTGTAAAATCGCAGGAAGGGTTTGACATAATTCTTCCACCCCTTGTTACCGACAGAACAGTAACGCCGTACTTATACCGCAGGTCAAGTGTGCGAAGGTTTTTACCAGAGCATTTTGACGCTACCGGTACAGTTATTTTACGCACGTCAACACCGGCAATGCTATCCGCAGCGACCTGCTTACCCTCTGTATCAAACCTGCCCATGACCTCGCTCACCAGCTTATTGGCAGACTCTATCTCTTCTGAAATCACTGCATTAGCGCCAAGCTTTTTAAGGGGTGAAAGCTCCAGAGCGTATCTCGTCCGCGCTACAATGTGTATATACGGATGCTCTGCACGGGCGGTTTCAACTATCTTTCTAACTGCAACGGGATCTGGCACTGTGATGGCAATGGCTCTGGCTGTATTAAGCTGTGCATGCTCCAGCACTTCGATAGATGAAGCGTCGCCATACATTATATTTGTGCCTTTACCATGTTCCTTCTTAACTGTCTCTGGATTCATCTCTATCGCAATGAAGCGCACGCCTTCCCTACGGCAGGATGCAGCAAGCTGTCGCCCGGCAAGTCCGTAACCGACTATTACGATATGATCCTCAAAAGTTTCCGAAGGTCGGGTAAATATGCTCTGCGCACCCTCCCGCAATCTCTCAGACATAGGCAGTTTGACAATAAGCTGTGCTATCATATCGCCATACTTAATGGCAAAAGGAGCGGCTGCCATAGTCAGCACAATCACCGCCACAGCAAACTTATAATGCTGACTGTCGAGGACACCGGCGGAAACACCTGTTTTCGCCATTATGAAAGAAAATTCCCCCACCTGTCCGAGAGCCAGCCCCGTGACCACAGCGGTTTTAAGCGGATATTTCAAAATTAATATGGATAACGCAGAGATAACAGACTTACCAAAAAGTATCAGCACCGCTGTTGAAAGTATGAGTACAGGATGATCCGCATATATCTGAAAATCAATCAGCATGCCTATAGAAACAAAAAAGAATCCTGTAAAAATATCTTTGAAAGGAATAACACTGCTGAGAGCCTGCTGACCATATCCGGACTCACTGACCATAATCCCAGCCAGAAAAGCACCAAGGGCAAGCGAAAGACCAGCCTTATAAGTTAAAGATGCCGTCCCAAGACCTATAAGAACCACCACCAGCAAAAAAAGCTCTCTGTTTTTAGAAGCGGCTACATAATATAAAACTTTCGGTACAAGTGTCCGTGCACCGATAAAGATTGCTGCGACTATAAATACCGCCTTCGCTCCTGTAACACCGAGATCTATATAAACATTGTCCCCTGTGCCAGCCATGACAGGTATCAGGAGCATCATGGGGATAACAGCGATATCCTGAAATATCAGCACGGCTGTTGACAGCCTTCCGTGAGGCGAATCCATCTCGCCCCGTCCGGCAAGAACCTTAAGCACTATTGCAGTGGAGGATAGCGAAACTATCATACCCGTTATTATTGCCAGTGAAAGATTGCCGTGAGACATAATATATACTACTCCGCCTGTGACAAGTGCTGTGACAGTCACCTGAAAACCACCGCCAAGAAGTGCGGGTTTTTTCAGTGCCAGCAGATGAGAAAGTGAAAATTCCAGCCCCACAGCGAAAAGCAGAAGTACGACACCAATTTCCGCCATCATTTCTACTTCGTGCAGGGCATGTATTACAGAAAATCCGTTAGGCCCCAGCAAAACTCCGGTTATCAGATACCCGAGAATCTCCGGCACTTTCAACTTTGAACATATCGCAAGAGAAACGGCGGCTGTTGCGAATATATATGTGATATCAGCTAAAATAGGTATTTCCATCTGTCCTTCCAGATTCAAGAATTTTTATTACAATATCAGGCTTTTGATATTATGTAAAATATTGTATACCTTTCTAAGAGAGGTTTTTAGATGAAAATTAAAACAGGAATCGGATTCGACGCCCATAGGTTTGCAGCGGGTCGGGAGTTGTATGTCGGCGGCATAAAGATTGACTCCCCATACGGTCTGGACGGACACAGCGACGCTGATGTTCTCATTCATGCGATTATTGATGCCCTTGCAGGTCCTGCACTCGGACGTGACATAGGAAATCTCTTTCCCGACAATGACATTAAATACAAAAACATAGATTCAAAAGTCCTCCTTGCTGACGCAGTCAAACTCATAAAAGATGCCGGCTGGACGATATCAAACGTTGATGCACAGATAATAGCCCAGAAGCCCAAGATGGCTCCTCACATACCTGCAATGAGAAAAGTTCTGGCAGAAATCATAGAAATCCCCGAAGAGGACATGACTATCAAAGCAACGACAACAGAAAAGATGGGGTTTACCGGCAGGGGTGAAGGGGTGGCATCAATCGCTGTAGCGACACTTATCAAATAATACGATAAACAATAGATTCCCACGGGTACCCCCTTGGTTCTATTGCTTCACACGTGCTTAACACACGAATTCACAACTTCGTTGTCACAGCTAGGCATATCAAAATACGTCACTGCGAAGCCCGCAGGGCTGTGGCAGTCTATGAACCCATTAGTTAACCCTGAGATTGCTTCGTCATTACATCCCTCGCAATGACTTATAAGCTCTAAAGCTTTGATTCGCTCATTCATCCACGCATAAATGCGTTGTGTTCTATCTTCAACCGCAAAAACAATAAAGGCAGGAGAACCCTGCCTTTTCAAAGCTTCAACTAACTTTCGATTATAATCAGGCAAGAACGTCAATACTGGAACCTGTGGAGGCTCCTTTTTCCGCCTTATTCACTTCACCGCCTTCCAAAAGGCTTATAAGGGAGTTACCTGTCTGCTTCTGAACATCCAGCGCACTCTTCATAACTTTTACGTTTGCCTCGTATGCAGTCTCCGCTGCCTTCATCTGTGAGATGGAACCCGCAAGTGATGTCAACATATCCATAGTAAGAAACTCCTTATCTGTTTTATCGGCATTTACCTGCTCAACTTAAAATAAAAAAATATATTCAATATGACTAAACAGTGTTTAATTTTATGAAATATTAGTGTATAGTTATCTAAATTTTTAGTCACGTCTGGGTTATTGCTCAAAAGACTAAATCATGAGTTAATTTTTTAACCTGGGCTGACTTTTTTAATAGTTCTGGAGGTAACATGAAAAAGATTTTATTTATCATTCTTGTCTCGGCATTCGCCGCAAGCGCGTATGCAGAGATCAGACTCGGTGCATTACTCTCGGTTACAGGCGGCGCAAGCTTTCTTGGCGACCCCGAAAAAAGCACACTCGAAATGCTGATCGAACAGACAAACGCCGCTGGCGGCATTAACGGAGAAAAAATTAAACTGTTCATTTATGACACCCAAGGGCGCGAAGACAGAGCGATAAACTATATCAACAGACTAGCACAGAAAGACAAAGTGCTCGCCATCATAGGTCCCTCAACCACAGGCGAATCATTAGCCGTTATCAACAGAGCTTCCGGGTTCAAAGTTCCGCTGATATCCTGCGCAGCCAGTGCAAGGATTGTCACTCCGCCAAACATTTTCGTATACAAAACACCCCAGTCAGACGTACACATTGCTGAAAGATTATTTAGCTATCTTGCGGATAATAAAATGAAAACCCTTGCACTCCTCTCTGTGCAGAACGGATTTGGTCAGACAGGACGTAACGCCGTACTTACCACCGCTGAGAAATACGGAATAGAGATCGTCGCTGACGAAAAATACATGGACAAAGACAAAGACGTAACTGTCCAGCTTTCCAAAATAAAAGACAAGAACGCAGATGCAGTCCTCTGCTGGGCAGCAGGAGGCTCTCCAGCTATCGTAGCAAGAAACGCCGCTCAACTAGGCATAAAAAACCTCTATATGTCACACGGGGTCGCTTCACCAAAATTCATCGATCTTGCAGGCGATGCTGCCAACGGTATCAAACTCGCGGCTGGCAGAATAGTTGTTACCGAAAAGCTGGATGAAACAGACAAATACAAGGCTATACTTAGCAAATACACTAACGATTATGAACAGTATACAGGAAAGCAGGTTTCACAGTTCGGCGGATACGCTTATGATGCTTTCACCCTTTTCAAAGCTGCATACATGAAGTCCGGAAAAAACAGAGTTAAACTAGCTCAAGAGCTGCAAAACCTTAAAAACGTCCTTTCTGTAACAGGGGAATTTAATATGACCGAAACAGACCACAACGGACTCTCCAAAGAAGCCGCTATCATGCTTGAGATCAGAGACGGTCAGTTTATCCCACTGAAATAAGTTTACTTTTAATTAAATTCTACAGGCGGAGCAAATAAAACTTCGCCTGTTTATATCTAAATACCACTAAACACTGTCAACCGATACTGAACCTACCATATAAACCACAACACCCCGTCTCAAAGCTTCTGCCATCCACATCTTTAGTTATACATCAAAACTAACAGACTGACTCCTACAGAAAAACTACGAAGTTTAACTTTTAAATCCAGCCTTAATTGTGTATAACTTTATTTGACCATTACTTAGTGATTGTCAATTTTCTCAGGTATGGAGTAACTATGAAAAAGGTATTAATTATAACACTTATGCTGTGCCTTTCAGCTACAGCATTCGCTGAAATCAGGCTGGGAGCACTATTCGCCGTGACAGGCCCGACAAGCTTCCTCGGCAACCCGGAGAAACTCACTGTGGAAATGCTTGTGGATCAGATAAACGATGCAGGCGGAATTAACGGAGAAAAGATAAAACTCTTCGTATATGATACGCAGGGGCGGGAAGACAGAGCTATATCTTACTTCAAAAGACTTGCCACAAAAGATAGAGTCCTTGCTGTACTCGGACCAAGCAGGACAGGATGCGCTCTCGCCATAAAAAATCTTGCAATAAGATACAAAGTCCCTTTTATTGCCTGCGCCGCAAGTGCAACAATAGTGGAACCGGCTAATGCATTCATATATAAAACACCTCAATCTGATATACATGTTGCTGAAAAACTTTTTGACCACCTTAAGTCCAAAGGGAAAACAAATGTGGCTCTCATATCTGCCCAAAGCGGTTACGGCGCGACGGGGAGAGATGCTGTTCTCCAGAATGCCGAGCGCTTCGGGATTAACATCATCGCTGATGAGAAATTTATGGACACAGATAAAGAGATGACCGCGCAGCTTTCCAAAATAAAAGATAAAAACGTAGACGCTGTTATCTGTTGGGCAGCGGGAGCAGCTCCTGCCATTGTCGCCAGAAACGCTAAAGCCCTCGGTATGAACAATATATACATGACCCAAGGGATTGCCTCCAGAAAATTCATAGAGCTCGCAGGAGATGCCGCAGAAGGCGTTAAACTTACAGCAGGCAGACTCATCGTAGCAGACAAACTGGACGATACTGACAGATTTAAAACTATGCTTATGAAATATAAAACAGACTACGAATCAAAATTCGGCGGCTCGGTTTCGGTTTTCGGCGGGCACGCATATGATGCTTTCGGGCTGTTTGCTGCTGCCGTGGCAAAATCCGGGAAAGATCCTGTCAAGCTTGCAAATGAACTTCAGCAGATCAAAGGATTTATGGGAACTGCCGGTGAGTTCAACATGTCTAACAGTGACCATACAGGTCTCTCAAAAGATTCTTTCATAATCGCAGAGATAAAAAACGGAGAATTTGTTCCGGCAGAATAAGTTTTTTGTTGACTGACTAAAAAAGATAGGGTATATCAATATCCCTGTATGAATGGCGGTGTAGCTCAGGTGGTTAGAGCATACGGCTCATATCCGTAGTGTCCGGGGTTCAAGTCCCTGCACCGCCATATAACGAGAGTTTAAGGGCTTCCGGAGAAATCTGCGAAGCCCTTTTTAATGTGTAAATAACGTAACCACAGGTTTTAACGTCTTAGAATAACGGTACTTTATTGAGAATGCACAAAGCCGACTACTCAGAGCCGGCTTTTTTTAACTTTTAATGTGTATGCAGGTTTGCAAAATATTTTGAAAGGACATCAGACTTCAGCACATCGTTTTCCCTTACAGCGACATTTCCGTCACCATCAAGCAGGATATACCCCGGGATACTGACGCCCTGCTCATGAGCTATACTCTCAGCGTCTGCGCCACTCAGAAACTTAGTAGGTATGCTGCGCTGAATAATACTCTCTGTCTTTTCAACTTCTTCAGCGGCTTTTGTAACCATAGACGCATCCGGCATAAGCACCCCCAGAGCAAAACCTTCAGAAGAAGCGAATGCCACCAGTTTGTTAAAGGGTCTCTTACTGTCTTTATAATCAGGAATGACAGATATGATCACAACGACGCCTATAAAGGCGATCAGAATAAAAGGCATAAACTTTCTCATTTTTTTCTCCTTCGAATCAATATATGTTCATGCTAATAATGATAGCGTAACTATGAAAATGTTCAATCCATGTTTGAGTGTTGTATGGTATCAGAAATGCTTTAACAGCAAAGGTTTGAACATATGTCGATTTGACAGAGACCAGCCGGATAAGTAGAGCTATTTCTTGAGTGCCTTTCCCATTTCTATGCGTATCACAAGCTCAAGGATGTTTTTCATTGTAACTGACTGTATCATAAGGTCATAATCAGAAAGAAGAGAGGTCTCTTTCTCTGCCATCGCCTTATATTCCCGCCTGCTCATGGTCTTGATATAGGAATCAAGCTCTTTGTCTGTGTAGTGAGTTTTGTAAAAATTATAAATATCAGGTTTTACTTTTTGCCAGCTGAAAGTTTCCTTAACCTGAGCGGCTCCGGCATCAAGACCTTCTTTATCTTTAACACGCAGATTTCCAGCTTTCATCATCGAAACAATGGGGGCATATATAGACCGAACAGCAGACTCATAGGCAGCAGGAGCACCTTTAAGTTCAAAAAACTTATCAAGCTGTTCATCTGTCGGCTGTCCGGCATGGACAATGCCTGACATGAAAAACAGTAAAAATGGAACAAAGATATACTTAATCATATTAGTCTTTTTTATGCTGCTTAAAGAAATCTATGAAAGACACCAGATTTTCCTTTTTAGTAGCTTCGATATTTTCATTCAGAATAGCTTCATACACTTCTTTACGGTGAACGCTCACATCTCTGGGGGCGTCTATACCTATTTTTACGTTTCGACCGGAGACATCAACAATTTTAACTTCGATGCCGTCCCCGATGATTATGCTTTCGTTTATCTTCCTTGATAATACAAGCATCCTTAGTCCTGATTTTTAAATAGAGGCGATTTAATCTGCCACTTGTCGTCCTCAAGTATAACCTGCTTTGAGAGTTTTCTCTCAACATTCACAACCAGAGGGGCTC
This window of the Denitrovibrio acetiphilus DSM 12809 genome carries:
- a CDS encoding LysE family translocator translates to MTEFLTVAVAHFLALISPGPDFFIIITKALRNGSGRAFYTCFGIASANGVYIILALIGFSAVREHVWVLSVMKVAGAGFLCYLGFMLLRSGKRDLYSSERVVHRHESVRMLFMTGFVSAILNPKNPIFYISLYSLFISRTTGLHIQALYGLWMFSAVLLWDVFIAFSVGNSRIRKLLNNYAHRIEQFSGAVIITLGLVLALG
- a CDS encoding AraC family transcriptional regulator, which translates into the protein MSAKNIFWRDKKLPFLEIRQTEASTAEYKRHSHEEYFSVGAVDAGETVMSCGDTERLVSAGTLVFFNPDEIHSCNPADGHMRSYWMMYLEKDWCRNIQKEMFGCDDYMPVNICYALDQELFDDFLFICKSIINNDDLFDAEYELTRFCSYIFEKFCSARREADIHSNVLGEIESYLAENFFINISLDALAERFRQNRFHLLRSFRNAYGLPPHAYQMNLRIQRAKEMLRLGSSISETALAVGFTDQSHFHRMFRKLTAATPGEYLKGQ
- a CDS encoding monovalent cation:proton antiporter family protein, producing MEIPILADITYIFATAAVSLAICSKLKVPEILGYLITGVLLGPNGFSVIHALHEVEMMAEIGVVLLLFAVGLEFSLSHLLALKKPALLGGGFQVTVTALVTGGVVYIMSHGNLSLAIITGMIVSLSSTAIVLKVLAGRGEMDSPHGRLSTAVLIFQDIAVIPMMLLIPVMAGTGDNVYIDLGVTGAKAVFIVAAIFIGARTLVPKVLYYVAASKNRELFLLVVVLIGLGTASLTYKAGLSLALGAFLAGIMVSESGYGQQALSSVIPFKDIFTGFFFVSIGMLIDFQIYADHPVLILSTAVLILFGKSVISALSILILKYPLKTAVVTGLALGQVGEFSFIMAKTGVSAGVLDSQHYKFAVAVIVLTMAAAPFAIKYGDMIAQLIVKLPMSERLREGAQSIFTRPSETFEDHIVIVGYGLAGRQLAASCRREGVRFIAIEMNPETVKKEHGKGTNIMYGDASSIEVLEHAQLNTARAIAITVPDPVAVRKIVETARAEHPYIHIVARTRYALELSPLKKLGANAVISEEIESANKLVSEVMGRFDTEGKQVAADSIAGVDVRKITVPVASKCSGKNLRTLDLRYKYGVTVLSVTRGGRIMSNPSCDFTIIERDELLVMGGTKEINKFGGLLKAQG
- the ispF gene encoding 2-C-methyl-D-erythritol 2,4-cyclodiphosphate synthase: MKIKTGIGFDAHRFAAGRELYVGGIKIDSPYGLDGHSDADVLIHAIIDALAGPALGRDIGNLFPDNDIKYKNIDSKVLLADAVKLIKDAGWTISNVDAQIIAQKPKMAPHIPAMRKVLAEIIEIPEEDMTIKATTTEKMGFTGRGEGVASIAVATLIK
- a CDS encoding putative motility protein, coding for MDMLTSLAGSISQMKAAETAYEANVKVMKSALDVQKQTGNSLISLLEGGEVNKAEKGASTGSSIDVLA
- a CDS encoding ABC transporter substrate-binding protein, with the protein product MKKILFIILVSAFAASAYAEIRLGALLSVTGGASFLGDPEKSTLEMLIEQTNAAGGINGEKIKLFIYDTQGREDRAINYINRLAQKDKVLAIIGPSTTGESLAVINRASGFKVPLISCAASARIVTPPNIFVYKTPQSDVHIAERLFSYLADNKMKTLALLSVQNGFGQTGRNAVLTTAEKYGIEIVADEKYMDKDKDVTVQLSKIKDKNADAVLCWAAGGSPAIVARNAAQLGIKNLYMSHGVASPKFIDLAGDAANGIKLAAGRIVVTEKLDETDKYKAILSKYTNDYEQYTGKQVSQFGGYAYDAFTLFKAAYMKSGKNRVKLAQELQNLKNVLSVTGEFNMTETDHNGLSKEAAIMLEIRDGQFIPLK
- a CDS encoding ABC transporter substrate-binding protein, which produces MKKVLIITLMLCLSATAFAEIRLGALFAVTGPTSFLGNPEKLTVEMLVDQINDAGGINGEKIKLFVYDTQGREDRAISYFKRLATKDRVLAVLGPSRTGCALAIKNLAIRYKVPFIACAASATIVEPANAFIYKTPQSDIHVAEKLFDHLKSKGKTNVALISAQSGYGATGRDAVLQNAERFGINIIADEKFMDTDKEMTAQLSKIKDKNVDAVICWAAGAAPAIVARNAKALGMNNIYMTQGIASRKFIELAGDAAEGVKLTAGRLIVADKLDDTDRFKTMLMKYKTDYESKFGGSVSVFGGHAYDAFGLFAAAVAKSGKDPVKLANELQQIKGFMGTAGEFNMSNSDHTGLSKDSFIIAEIKNGEFVPAE
- the csrA gene encoding carbon storage regulator CsrA — protein: MLVLSRKINESIIIGDGIEVKIVDVSGRNVKIGIDAPRDVSVHRKEVYEAILNENIEATKKENLVSFIDFFKQHKKD